DNA sequence from the Brachybacterium sp. P6-10-X1 genome:
GGAACCAGCAGCACCACGATCACCAGCATGAACATCGGCTTCGCCGCCCGGTGCGGGATCCGCACCAGGGCGTAGCCGGCCAAGGAGGCGATGAGAATCGACAGCGACGTCGAGAGGATCGCCATGATCGCGGAGTTCTGCAGCGCCTCGAGGAACCGTGAGTCCGTCAGCAGCTCGGGGACCCGCTGCCACTGGGGGTCGCTCGGCCACAGGACGAACTCCTGCGAATAGATCTCGTCGTTCGAGGACAGGGCGGTCTTGATCATCGCGTAGAAGGGCACCAGGAACACCAGGGCCAGGAGGGAGGCGATGGCGTAGCGCAGCAGCAGTGAGGCACTGCGGCGATTCTGGCCGACGATGGTGAGCTGAGCGGTCATCGCTGCGCCTCCCGGGCGGGTGAGGACGAGGGCCGACGTGGCCTCCTGGGCAGGAACCGGAGGGGCCCGCGGCGGGGACCGTCGTCGGAGGAGTCGAAGCCCACCAGGTAGGTCTGGAGGAGCCCGGCGATGATCATGATGGCGGTCAGCACCAGGGCCCCGGCAGAGCCGGTCCCGAAGTCCTGCTGGGGTCCGAGGGCGATGTTGTAGAGGTACACCAGCGGGGGTCGGGTCTCGGGGTTGTTGCCGGTGAGGTTGTAGAACTCGTCGAAGGCCTGGAAGGCGGCGATCAGCTGGAGCAGAAGCACGGCCGCGGAGGTCGTGCGCAGCTGCGGCAGGGTGATCATGCGGAACATGCGGAAGCCGCCGGGGCTCAGGCCGTCCACCGCTGCCGCCTCGTACATCTGGCTCGGGATCGCCTGCAGCCCCGCCAGGAACAGGAGCATGTAGAACCCGACCTGCAGCCACAGCCTCACGGAGACCAGCACGATCCACCAGTACGGCGAGGACGACAGCCAGCCGGCGACGGAGTCCACTCCGACCAGGCCCAGCAATGTGTTCACCACGCCCGATTCGAGGCCGTTGAACAACGACAGCCGCCACACCACGCAGGCCACCACGTAGCTGCAGGCGGTGGGCAGGAAGAACACGGAGCGATAGAAGGCCTGGAAGCGGGGCAGCCCGTTGATCAGCACCGCGAGACCCAGGGACGAGGCCATCGTGACCGGGACGATGAACAGCGCGAAGATGATGAACGTGCGCAAGGACTGCAGGAACGCGGTGTCCACGAGGAAGCCGCGGAAGTTCTCCAGGCCCACGAACTTCGTGGGCAGCACGGTGCCGCGCGCCTCGAACAGGCTGAGCGCCCCGCCCCACAGCAGGGGCAGGATCGTGAAGACGCACAGGCCCACCAGGAACGGGGTGAAGAACAGCCAGAAGGCGAGACCATTGCCCTTGATGCGGGTGGGGCCGCTGCGCTCCGGGGCCGGGGCGCTGACCGTGGTGGTGGTGCGCACCCGGGTCGAGGCGCTCACGACCCGATCGCCCGGTTGCTGGCCTCCTCCGCCGCGGCGAGCTCCTCGGCCGGGTCCGCACCGTTCTTGAGGACGTTGCTGATGGCGTCGGCGTGCGGGGTGCTGATCTCGCCGGTCCATTCCGGCGGGCCGGTCACGCCGATCTCCTTGGCCATGGTGGCGATCTCGAGGCCGTTCCCGTCCTTGAGCGCCGCGGCCTCGTCCGCCACGGCGGTCAGGGGCGGGATGTGGAACCCGTAGTTCAGCGCCCAATCGGTCTGGCTGTCGGTCTGATCGATCCAGAGCCACTGAGCGAACGCCTTGGCCGCGTCGACCTTCTCGCTGTTGCCGGCGACCTGCTCGTTCCAGGTCCCCATGAAGGCGACCTGCTTCCCCTCGGAGCCGACGGCCGGATGCGAGAACACCCCGATGTCGTCGAGGGACTCCTCGAGGACGGGCAGCGCCCAGCAACCGCCCCAGGTGATGGCGGAGAGCCCGGCGCCGAAGGCCGCGGGATCGGCCCAGTCCGAGGGTGCACCGGTCAGCAGCACCTCGTCGGCGATCATCTGCTGGATCGCGCCGAGCCCCTCGGCGTAGCCGGGCGTGTTGTAGGCGACCGCATCGCGGGCCTCGTTCATGGGGGTGCCGCCCGCTGCCCAGACCATCGCCCAGCAGCTGGCGTCGAAGTTGTTGCCGAGGAACAGGCCCTTCTGGTCGGGGGTGGTGAGCTCGGTGGCCGCGGCGACGAGGTCGTCGAAGGTCTCCGGCGGTGCGATGCCCGCCTTCTCGAACAGGCTCTTGCGGTAGTAGAAGTGCTGCGGGTCCAGGAGCATCGGGATGCCCCAGATCGCGTCTCCGATGGTCACCGGCCCCAGCGAGGCCTTGTTGAACTGATCCTTCACGGGCTCGACGAGGTCGGTGAGCTCGACGTAGCGTCCCTGTTCGGCCTTGTCGACGTTGATCGTGTTGTTCTCGAAGACGTCCACGCCCCCGCCGGACAGCAGCGCCGTGGACAATCGCGACGCGTAGTCCCCGGTGACCCAGTTGACGCTGACCGCTGCGTCCTCGTAGCCCTCGGCGTACTTCGTGGCGGCTTCCTTGGTGCCGTCCTCGCCGTACTGGTGGTACCACTGCGAGAGCGTCTCGCCCCCGCCACCGCCGCCGTCGGTGAGGCCGCCGGTGTTGCCGCCGCAGGCGGCGAGCCCGGCACCGGCGAGGGTCATCCCGCCGAGCCCGAGAGCTGTGCGTCGTGAGAACTGGTTCCGTCCGAGCATGCCGATCTCCTTCGATGGGCTCCGTGCAGCGCGGCAGTGCGCTGCACCGGCGAGTCTAACGTGGGAATTCGTGGCACACATCACAACTGTGCATCGTTCTGCTGGCGTGGGACGACTGCCCGTCGCCTCTCCTCGGCATGAGGCACCGGGTGCGCATCCCGGCCGACGCCTCGGAGCACCGCCCTCGCACCAGGCTGATCCTCCGGTTCCTCACCGACCGGCGCTGAGCGCGTGCGTCCCTGGGCGTGGAGCGCCCCGAGCCCACCCCGCTCGCCCGTACGGTCTGACGTGTCGGTTCGCCCCCTGCTGTCCGACGCGTCAGACGCCCTGCTCCGGTCAGCTCAGCCCTTCAGCCCGGAGCCGGTCACCCCTTCGACGATCTGGCGCTGGAAGAACATGTACAGCACCACCAGGGGGAGGGCGGCGAGGATCGCGCCGGCCTGGATGTCCGCATAGCGGAGCCCGAAGCTGCCCTGCACCGTGGCCAGGCCGACCGGGATGGTCATCAGGCTGGGGTTGGACAGGACGAACAGAGGCAGCAACAGGTTGTTCCAGGTCCACACGAAGGTCAGGATCGCGACCGCGGCGGTCACCGGGCGCGACAGCGGCATGACCACCGACCAGTAGATCCGCCACAGCCCCGCACCGTCGACCCTCGCGGCATCCTCGAGCTCCTTGGGGATCCCGTCGAAGAACTGCTTGAAGATGAACACCGCGATGACCGAGGGGATCTGCGGGAGGATCACGGCCCAGTACGTGTTCAGCAGCTGCATGACGCGCAGCTCCTGGAACAGCGGCACGATCAGCACCTGGCTGGGGATCATCAGGCCCATGATGATCAGCAGGTACATGGCAGCGCGCCCCCGGAACTGCAGGCGGGAGAGGGCGAAGGCGGCCATGGAGGCGAACAGCAGCGTCAGTGCGGCGGTGACCACCGAGGTCAGGAAGCTGGAGAGGTACCAGTTCCAGATGTCGCCCTGGCGCATCAGGCCCAGGTAGGACTCCAGCGTCGGGCTGACGTCGGTCAGGATCTCCTGGGCGCCCAGCGCGGCGACGCCGTTGTCGGTCACCGAGGTCTTGATCGCGAACAGGCTGGGGATCAGCCACATGATCGCGAGGACGACCAGGATGATGCCGGTGACCGTGGTGAAGGTCTTCCCGCTGGCCCGCATGCGCGGGGCCGGGGCGGCGCCGGAGACTCCGGCGCGTCGGGAGGGACGGGTCTCGATCGTGGCCAT
Encoded proteins:
- a CDS encoding carbohydrate ABC transporter permease; this encodes MSASTRVRTTTTVSAPAPERSGPTRIKGNGLAFWLFFTPFLVGLCVFTILPLLWGGALSLFEARGTVLPTKFVGLENFRGFLVDTAFLQSLRTFIIFALFIVPVTMASSLGLAVLINGLPRFQAFYRSVFFLPTACSYVVACVVWRLSLFNGLESGVVNTLLGLVGVDSVAGWLSSSPYWWIVLVSVRLWLQVGFYMLLFLAGLQAIPSQMYEAAAVDGLSPGGFRMFRMITLPQLRTTSAAVLLLQLIAAFQAFDEFYNLTGNNPETRPPLVYLYNIALGPQQDFGTGSAGALVLTAIMIIAGLLQTYLVGFDSSDDGPRRGPLRFLPRRPRRPSSSPAREAQR
- a CDS encoding ABC transporter substrate-binding protein, whose product is MLGRNQFSRRTALGLGGMTLAGAGLAACGGNTGGLTDGGGGGGETLSQWYHQYGEDGTKEAATKYAEGYEDAAVSVNWVTGDYASRLSTALLSGGGVDVFENNTINVDKAEQGRYVELTDLVEPVKDQFNKASLGPVTIGDAIWGIPMLLDPQHFYYRKSLFEKAGIAPPETFDDLVAAATELTTPDQKGLFLGNNFDASCWAMVWAAGGTPMNEARDAVAYNTPGYAEGLGAIQQMIADEVLLTGAPSDWADPAAFGAGLSAITWGGCWALPVLEESLDDIGVFSHPAVGSEGKQVAFMGTWNEQVAGNSEKVDAAKAFAQWLWIDQTDSQTDWALNYGFHIPPLTAVADEAAALKDGNGLEIATMAKEIGVTGPPEWTGEISTPHADAISNVLKNGADPAEELAAAEEASNRAIGS
- a CDS encoding carbohydrate ABC transporter permease, whose protein sequence is MATIETRPSRRAGVSGAAPAPRMRASGKTFTTVTGIILVVLAIMWLIPSLFAIKTSVTDNGVAALGAQEILTDVSPTLESYLGLMRQGDIWNWYLSSFLTSVVTAALTLLFASMAAFALSRLQFRGRAAMYLLIIMGLMIPSQVLIVPLFQELRVMQLLNTYWAVILPQIPSVIAVFIFKQFFDGIPKELEDAARVDGAGLWRIYWSVVMPLSRPVTAAVAILTFVWTWNNLLLPLFVLSNPSLMTIPVGLATVQGSFGLRYADIQAGAILAALPLVVLYMFFQRQIVEGVTGSGLKG